In the genome of Deinococcus yavapaiensis KR-236, one region contains:
- the hisB gene encoding imidazoleglycerol-phosphate dehydratase HisB, with product MTRTATVSRDTKETQIRVSIDLDSPGGTVRTGHGFLDHMLDQLSRHGRLGLTVEATGDLHIEPHHLVEDTGITVGQALGEALGKRVGIERYGSAFVPMDETLAHVVVDLSGRAHLAFEPEKLDVWGAAGNFTHYHLREFLRGLSNHAGMTLHVRLLAGREAHHVIEAIMKAFARALRDAVKVTSDELASTKGLL from the coding sequence CTGACTCGTACCGCCACCGTCTCGCGCGACACGAAGGAAACGCAGATTCGCGTGTCGATCGACCTCGATTCGCCGGGAGGGACGGTCCGCACCGGGCACGGCTTCCTCGACCACATGCTCGACCAGCTTTCGCGCCACGGGCGCCTCGGGCTGACGGTCGAGGCGACGGGAGACTTGCACATCGAGCCGCACCACCTCGTGGAGGACACGGGCATCACCGTGGGGCAAGCCCTCGGCGAAGCGCTCGGAAAGCGCGTCGGCATCGAGCGTTACGGCAGCGCCTTCGTTCCGATGGACGAGACGCTCGCGCACGTCGTCGTGGACCTTTCGGGGCGGGCGCACCTCGCCTTCGAGCCCGAGAAGCTCGACGTGTGGGGCGCCGCCGGGAACTTCACGCACTACCACTTGCGCGAGTTTCTGCGCGGCTTGTCGAACCACGCGGGCATGACGCTGCACGTGCGTCTCCTCGCGGGCCGCGAAGCGCACCACGTCATCGAGGCGATCATGAAAGCCTTCGCCCGCGCGTTGCGCGACGCGGTGAAGGTCACGAGCGACGAGCTCGCGAGCACGAAGGGGCTGCTGTGA
- the hisH gene encoding imidazole glycerol phosphate synthase subunit HisH, with protein sequence MTTLLLDYGAGNIRSAHKALLRAGLDAEVTSDPARLSNAEAIVVPGQGHFRQVMDAFRSSGFEDPLRAALASGTPLLGICVGMQLLFEGSEEAPGTPGLGLLKGVVRRFEGDLSVPQMGWNSVDKVGDSPLLNDVPCPAYVYFANSYYVGLDADVEAGGISEYGVPFWSAVSHGNVHATQFHPEKSGPVGLSILESFKRNVVEKRRTALE encoded by the coding sequence GTGACCACCTTGCTCCTCGATTACGGCGCGGGAAACATCCGAAGCGCCCACAAAGCCTTGTTGCGCGCGGGGCTCGACGCCGAGGTCACGAGCGATCCCGCGCGGCTATCGAACGCCGAGGCGATCGTGGTGCCCGGCCAAGGGCACTTTCGGCAGGTGATGGACGCCTTTCGATCGTCGGGCTTCGAGGATCCGCTGCGCGCCGCGCTCGCGAGCGGCACGCCGCTGCTGGGGATCTGCGTCGGGATGCAGTTGTTGTTCGAGGGCAGCGAGGAAGCGCCCGGCACGCCCGGACTGGGCTTGCTCAAGGGCGTCGTGCGCCGCTTCGAAGGGGATCTCAGCGTGCCTCAGATGGGCTGGAACTCCGTGGACAAGGTCGGAGACTCTCCCCTGCTCAACGACGTGCCGTGCCCCGCGTACGTGTACTTCGCCAACTCGTACTACGTGGGCCTCGACGCGGACGTCGAGGCGGGCGGCATCTCCGAGTACGGCGTGCCCTTTTGGAGCGCCGTGTCGCACGGCAACGTCCACGCGACGCAGTTCCACCCGGAAAAGAGCGGCCCGGTGGGCCTCAGCATCTTGGAGAGCTTCAAGCGAAACGTCGTCGAAAAGCGGCGAACAGCACTTGAATGA
- the glgB gene encoding 1,4-alpha-glucan branching protein GlgB: MSIPAVPSYLDFWSLASGENVRPDLILGAHVTTEDGVSGVRFACWAPNARTVAVVGDFNGWNPFVHPMQRHDLGFWHVFVPNAEHGQLYKFAVTDQAGRTVHKSDPYGRFMELRPNTASVVWSPEPFEWTDNHWMATRTHAYDAPMSIYEVHLASWSKREDGWYLDYREIGHRLTAYAAELGFTHVELMGVLEHPFDGSWGYQVTGYYAPTSRHGTPEDFRWMVNHLHENGIGVILDWVPGHFPTDESGLAHWDGTSLFEYADPRKGYHPDWNTYVFDYGRNEVVSFLMGSALIWLEDYHVDGLRVDAVASMIYLDFSRNEWIPNVYGGRENLEAISFMKRLNDTVHGRNPGAMMIAEESTAFPGVTWPTPAGLGFDYKWAMGWMNDTLAYFEKDPIYRQFEHHKVTFFNVYRQSEHFILAISHDEVVHLKKSMVGKMPGNWYEQRAGLRAFLALQWATPGKKLLFMGQEFAQGPEWNFAEGLPWYVLDHAEHAGVQRLVRDLNHLYRDLPALHKGDHEQTGQRWLGSDDASNSVYSFLRCDPTSGAYVVVVASLTPLYREQYKIGVPEAGRYKVVLSTDAREYGGYSTYEGDLTAVEGAWHGQPNHLRLNLAPNSVLYLVKE, from the coding sequence ATGTCGATTCCCGCGGTTCCGAGTTACCTCGATTTCTGGAGTCTCGCGTCGGGCGAGAACGTTCGGCCCGACTTGATTCTCGGCGCGCACGTCACGACCGAGGACGGCGTGTCCGGCGTGCGCTTCGCGTGCTGGGCGCCGAACGCGCGAACGGTCGCCGTCGTCGGGGACTTCAACGGGTGGAATCCTTTCGTGCATCCCATGCAGCGCCACGATCTGGGCTTTTGGCACGTGTTCGTGCCGAACGCCGAGCACGGGCAGCTCTACAAGTTCGCCGTGACGGACCAAGCGGGCCGAACGGTGCACAAGAGCGATCCGTACGGGCGCTTCATGGAGCTTCGCCCCAACACGGCGTCGGTCGTGTGGAGTCCCGAGCCGTTCGAGTGGACGGACAACCACTGGATGGCGACGCGCACGCACGCGTACGACGCCCCGATGAGCATCTACGAGGTGCACCTCGCGTCGTGGAGCAAGCGCGAGGACGGCTGGTATCTCGATTACCGCGAGATCGGCCATCGCCTCACCGCGTACGCGGCCGAGCTCGGCTTCACGCACGTGGAGCTCATGGGAGTGCTGGAGCACCCCTTCGACGGTTCGTGGGGCTATCAGGTGACGGGCTACTACGCGCCGACGTCGCGGCACGGCACGCCCGAGGATTTCCGGTGGATGGTGAACCACCTGCACGAGAACGGCATCGGCGTGATTCTCGACTGGGTGCCCGGCCACTTTCCCACCGACGAGTCGGGCCTCGCCCATTGGGACGGCACGAGCTTGTTCGAGTACGCCGATCCGCGCAAAGGCTACCACCCCGACTGGAACACGTACGTCTTCGATTACGGCCGCAACGAGGTCGTGTCGTTCCTGATGGGCTCGGCGCTGATTTGGCTGGAGGACTACCACGTGGACGGTTTGCGCGTGGACGCCGTGGCGAGCATGATCTACCTCGACTTCTCGCGCAACGAGTGGATTCCGAACGTGTACGGCGGCCGCGAGAATCTGGAGGCGATCTCGTTCATGAAGCGCCTCAACGACACCGTGCACGGCCGCAATCCCGGCGCGATGATGATCGCCGAGGAAAGCACGGCCTTTCCCGGCGTGACGTGGCCGACGCCCGCCGGCCTCGGCTTCGATTACAAGTGGGCGATGGGTTGGATGAACGATACCCTCGCTTACTTCGAGAAGGACCCGATCTACCGTCAGTTCGAGCACCACAAGGTCACGTTCTTCAACGTGTACCGTCAATCCGAGCACTTCATCTTGGCGATCAGCCACGACGAGGTCGTGCACCTCAAGAAGTCGATGGTCGGCAAGATGCCCGGCAATTGGTACGAGCAACGCGCGGGCCTGCGCGCCTTTCTCGCGCTGCAGTGGGCGACGCCCGGCAAGAAGTTGCTGTTCATGGGTCAGGAGTTCGCGCAAGGACCCGAGTGGAACTTCGCCGAGGGCTTGCCGTGGTACGTCCTCGACCACGCCGAGCACGCGGGCGTTCAGCGACTCGTGCGCGACCTCAACCACCTCTACCGCGACTTGCCCGCTCTGCACAAAGGAGACCACGAGCAGACGGGGCAGCGCTGGCTCGGCTCGGACGACGCCAGCAACTCGGTGTACAGCTTCTTGCGGTGCGATCCCACGTCGGGCGCGTACGTGGTCGTCGTGGCGTCGCTCACGCCCTTGTACCGCGAGCAGTACAAGATCGGCGTGCCCGAGGCGGGACGGTACAAAGTCGTTCTCAGCACGGACGCGCGCGAGTACGGCGGGTACAGCACGTACGAAGGCGACCTCACGGCGGTCGAGGGCGCGTGGCACGGACAACCGAACCACCTGCGCCTCAACCTCGCGCCCAACTCGGTGCTGTACCTCGTGAAGGAGTGA
- a CDS encoding DUF1206 domain-containing protein, producing the protein MNVGHKVKEQAKSAAHEVAPWIERLARFGYVCKGVIYGTVGVLALRAAFDAGRVTDQRGALARLGDAPFGQFLLVVLGLGLIGYALWQLVRAVLDPEHQGHGAKGIVKRIGFFLSAIAYVSLALYAMGRAGIGASRSGGGSQDEWTAQLMARPFGEWLVALIGLGVLAVAGNQLYVAYKALFMKRIDVTGLDPKLQDGIRKAGRVGIAARGTVFGLLGVFLIQAAWTNDPSKAGGLADALRELERAPVGPWLLVVVALGVIAYGAYAVAQGRYRRIRVA; encoded by the coding sequence ATGAACGTCGGACACAAGGTCAAAGAGCAAGCAAAGTCGGCCGCGCACGAGGTCGCTCCCTGGATCGAACGACTCGCCCGCTTCGGGTACGTGTGCAAGGGCGTCATCTACGGCACGGTCGGCGTGCTGGCCCTGCGCGCCGCCTTCGACGCGGGCCGCGTGACCGATCAGCGCGGCGCGCTCGCCCGACTCGGCGACGCGCCGTTCGGCCAGTTTCTGCTCGTTGTGCTGGGGCTCGGCTTGATCGGCTACGCGCTGTGGCAACTCGTGCGCGCCGTGCTCGACCCCGAGCATCAAGGACACGGCGCCAAAGGCATCGTGAAGCGCATCGGGTTCTTCTTGAGCGCGATCGCGTACGTCAGCTTGGCGTTGTACGCGATGGGTCGAGCGGGCATCGGCGCGTCGAGAAGCGGCGGCGGCAGTCAGGACGAATGGACGGCGCAACTCATGGCGCGCCCCTTCGGAGAGTGGCTCGTGGCGCTCATCGGCTTGGGCGTTCTCGCCGTGGCGGGCAATCAGTTGTACGTCGCGTACAAGGCGTTGTTCATGAAGCGCATCGACGTTACGGGCCTCGACCCGAAATTGCAAGACGGCATTCGCAAGGCGGGCCGCGTCGGCATCGCGGCGCGCGGCACGGTTTTCGGCTTGCTCGGCGTCTTCCTGATCCAAGCGGCGTGGACGAACGACCCCAGCAAGGCGGGCGGGCTCGCCGACGCCCTGCGCGAACTCGAGCGCGCGCCCGTCGGACCGTGGTTGCTCGTGGTCGTGGCGCTCGGCGTGATCGCGTACGGCGCGTACGCGGTCGCTCAGGGCCGCTACCGCCGCATTCGCGTCGCCTAA
- the prfB gene encoding peptide chain release factor 2 (programmed frameshift) has protein sequence MQELLEKLAALREYLDIPGKARRLNELDHMLEDPSLWNDPNKGRQVSQEANSVRRVVEGYERLKSDAQGLAEMMEMASDEEREMLLEEQESIQHRVDDLYKETLFTMKHADAPAIVKVKSGAGGTESQDWAGMLQRMYMRWAERHGFKVDLLDEQAGEQAGVVSAEFIVRGDRAFGMMVPEHGVHRLVRVSPFDSNNRRHTSFASVDVVPEVPEQEIDIVVPDSEVRVDVYRSQGAGGQGVNTTDSAVRVTHLPTGLIVAIQVTRSQIKNREMAFQILKQRLYDMEMRKREEEDAKARGEQKKIEWGSQIRSYVLDKQYIKDHRTGLMRHDPSNVLDGDIEDLQWAGLEWLAGKRVTETADVEE, from the exons ATGCAAGAACTGTTGGAAAAACTGGCCGCCCTCCGGGAGTATCTT GACATTCCCGGCAAAGCGCGCCGACTGAACGAACTCGACCACATGCTCGAAGACCCCAGCCTCTGGAACGATCCGAACAAGGGTCGTCAAGTGTCGCAGGAGGCGAACTCCGTGCGGCGGGTGGTGGAAGGCTACGAGCGCCTCAAGAGCGACGCGCAGGGCCTCGCGGAGATGATGGAGATGGCGTCCGACGAGGAACGCGAGATGCTGCTCGAAGAGCAGGAATCCATTCAGCATCGCGTCGACGACCTGTACAAGGAAACGTTGTTCACGATGAAGCACGCGGACGCGCCCGCCATCGTGAAGGTCAAGAGCGGCGCGGGCGGTACCGAGTCGCAAGACTGGGCGGGCATGCTGCAGCGCATGTACATGCGCTGGGCAGAACGGCACGGCTTCAAAGTAGACCTTCTCGACGAGCAGGCGGGCGAGCAGGCGGGCGTCGTGAGCGCCGAATTCATCGTTCGTGGCGATCGCGCCTTCGGCATGATGGTGCCCGAGCACGGCGTGCACCGCCTCGTGCGCGTCTCACCGTTCGACTCGAACAACCGCCGCCACACCTCATTCGCGTCCGTGGACGTCGTGCCCGAGGTGCCCGAGCAGGAAATCGACATCGTCGTTCCAGACTCGGAGGTGCGCGTCGACGTGTACCGTTCGCAAGGCGCGGGTGGTCAGGGCGTCAACACGACGGACTCCGCCGTGCGCGTGACGCACTTGCCGACGGGCCTCATCGTCGCCATCCAGGTGACGCGCAGCCAGATCAAGAACCGCGAGATGGCCTTCCAAATCCTCAAGCAGCGCCTCTACGACATGGAGATGCGCAAGCGCGAGGAAGAGGACGCCAAGGCGCGCGGCGAGCAGAAGAAGATCGAGTGGGGATCGCAAATCCGCTCGTACGTCCTCGACAAGCAGTACATCAAGGACCACCGCACGGGACTCATGCGCCACGATCCATCGAACGTCCTCGACGGCGACATCGAGGACTTGCAGTGGGCAGGGCTCGAGTGGCTGGCGGGCAAGCGCGTGACGGAAACGGCGGACGTCGAGGAGTAA
- the nth gene encoding endonuclease III, protein MNALPESSSHRASAVLSLLEGLYPDARTELEFKSPFELLVATVLSAQATDKSVNAATPALFSKYPTAFELAQASPEDVEPLIKTIGLYRNKAKNLVGLAIRLVERHGGQVPNDFDAVTALPGAGRKTANVVLSNAFGVAAIAVDTHVGRLSRRLGLSEHTNPDKVERDLQRLFPSERWTFLHHALILHGRRVCLARKPLCGECLIASVCPRIGVA, encoded by the coding sequence GTGAACGCCCTGCCCGAGTCTTCTTCGCACCGCGCAAGCGCGGTGCTTTCTTTGTTAGAGGGCCTGTATCCCGACGCTCGCACGGAATTGGAGTTCAAAAGCCCCTTCGAGCTTCTCGTGGCGACCGTGCTGTCGGCTCAAGCGACCGACAAGAGCGTGAACGCCGCGACGCCGGCGCTGTTCTCGAAATACCCGACGGCCTTCGAGCTCGCTCAGGCATCGCCCGAGGACGTGGAGCCCCTCATCAAGACGATCGGGCTGTATCGTAACAAGGCCAAGAACCTCGTCGGTCTCGCCATCCGGCTCGTGGAGCGTCACGGCGGTCAAGTGCCGAACGACTTCGACGCCGTGACGGCCTTGCCGGGCGCGGGACGCAAGACGGCGAACGTCGTGCTGTCGAACGCCTTCGGAGTCGCGGCGATCGCGGTGGACACGCACGTGGGTCGTCTCTCGCGTCGGTTGGGCTTGAGCGAGCACACCAATCCTGACAAGGTGGAACGCGACCTTCAGCGGCTCTTTCCGAGCGAGCGTTGGACGTTCTTGCATCACGCGCTGATCTTGCACGGACGCCGCGTCTGCCTCGCGCGAAAACCGCTGTGCGGCGAGTGCCTCATCGCGTCGGTGTGTCCGCGAATCGGGGTGGCGTGA